DNA sequence from the Cucumis melo cultivar AY chromosome 6, USDA_Cmelo_AY_1.0, whole genome shotgun sequence genome:
TAAGTTCGTAGATTTCAGTAATCAACAATCTTTCTTTTGTAACAATACAGCTTCTACAGGATGATCTCATTGTTAATTAGCCATCAAACTAACCACACTAGGGTCCAGGTGATCCAAACCAGCTTCATGCCTACTTACATTATCCAAGGTTCAAAGAGAAATTGGAATGAAAGGATTAGTTTTTAATTCTCTATCAAATCAGAtcttagaaggaaaaaaaagaaaaaaaagcttaGTATAGCCTCAAACAGCATTGCCTAGAGCTCAACCACCGAAGCTTTTGGATCTTCTTCATACCTCTCCAGCAAAATCTTAACTGGTAGAATAAGTTTCCTAGTCCCTCTTATGACTTCTGAAGAAACTCATAGGACAAATTTGTCCTGAAAGCATAATATACCTAACCATGCATTATAATAAAAAGAGTGGGCAGCCGAGAATTGTCGCTTTTCCAGTATCCATGTCCATATATTTCAGGCACTTAAAATTAAAGGAAGAGTTCTATAGTGAACACGAGCTGTATACTGATTCACCATATTGTCTAGAAGTAGAACACAGAAACCTTCAACCAAAACCTGAGTTTGTACTTTcaattatcaaaattaaaagGGATGCCAATAAATTAaacataattgaaaaatgaacaTCATGCCGATAAATGAATATAAAATTAGTTACCCATCAAAGTTTGATCAGAGACTTCAAGTGCAGTACTAAAAAGTGCTTCCAAATGGTTCCTCTTAGCGTTAAGGAAGCGCAACCTCTTCAAAGTTTCCCAGTGAACCCTCTCAGTCCACCTGGACACTAGCATCGCTGGTCCTGTCATTCTTTGTCATTTTCTGCTAAATCGAAGTCTATAATTGCCCCAAATAAATGCGTCATTGTCCAACAAAAACAAGAAGGGAAAAAGGGAACTTGGCAAGGTCTGAACAATTATTACCAAGAAGAGAGTGCTCAATCCTGAAGCAGCGGCAGCAGCCGCCCCTGTGGACAGTTCTTGTTCAACAAACAATTTGGCTGATAAATTCTAACGCAGGAAGAAGATGGATGCACAATTGTACCCTATGGTAAACTTCCTTGTATATCATTAAGCATAATCTTCATGTATAAAATGGGGCAGTTCCAAGAAAGTCTTCTCACTAGGGAACACAGAGCTCTAGCCTCTAAACCTACTGGAATATTAAAGTTATTGGTCGATTTGCATAAACTTTATAAGTAGATTTCATAAAACCCTTGCATTAGACTCCCCAAACACTATGCAGATATGCAGAAAATACAacggaaagaaaaaaagaatcattGAGCAAATAGATACCCCAAGTCAGTTGGCTGTTTCACCATTTAATATATCTGTAAATTTGAAAATCAAGCACGATATCCAATGATAAAACTGGGTAGAAATTGTCATAGGTAAGTCCAATCGAATAGATTTTAAGGCAACacaaagagaaataaaaagtaaaaactcGTCTAATGCCAAGAACATCTTAAAATTACAATGAGAACAAAatttactaaatataaaagtaaAACAAAGCAACCATGTAACCGATAGAGAATTTTGACCATGTAAATGTCTTCAGAAACATGCCTCTCAATGTGCAAAAAGAGTTTCATTACGTCGAGGAGGTCTATCAGGAATACTACCAGGCTTGAACTTAGACGCTTCATGCCTTGCCAATTCAGGAGGCACAGGACTATTGCTTTGGATAAGCATTTGCTTAAGATCATAAAAGACTTCAGAATCTTGTAAAGTCAAAAATGTAGTGGCCACACCTGTTTTCCCTGCACGGCCGGTACGTCCAATACGATGTGTATACATTTCAATGTTACTAGGCATATCATAGTTTATGACATGAGCAACATCAGGAATATCTATTCCACGACCAGCAACATCTGTGGCAACGAGAACATTATATCTCTTAGTTCTAAACCCTTCAAGACTAATTTCCCTTTGTTCTTGTGACTTCCCACCATGCAAAGTTGTAACACGATACCCTGCCTTGTCCAAATTTTTGGCAACAGTATCGGCATTCTTCTTGGTGTTAACAAAAACAATAGCTGTTTTGTCACCCAGGTTATCAAGCAAATTCTGTAATCTATAAAACTTCTCTGATTCCTTCATCATAATAACATGTTGAGATATTAGGTCAGTTGCCTTTCCAGCAGTTCCAATGGTAACAACAACAGGATTTCTTAGATATTTTCTAGCGAGTCTCTCCACAGCAGGTGGCATGGTAGCACTAAACATGTATGTAGttcgatatatttttttctcatCAAGCTCCTCGTCCTCATTTTCAGGTTTAAGATTGCTTGAAGGCATAGCATCTAAAACCCCCATAACTTGAGGCTCGAAACCCATATCTATCATCCTATCAGCCTCATCTAGAACAACATAATTACATTGATTAAGTACAGCATAACGCCTCTCCAAACAATCCAGCAAACGACCAGGAGTGGCAATGACAACCTCACAACCTTGCCTGATCTTAAATCCTTGCTCCTCGATAGATTGACCTCCAACAATTGAAACCACTTTAATACCCAAATAATGAGAAAATTTGACAGTTTCATCCTCAATCTGCTGAGCAAGTTCACGAGTGGGAGCCATCACTACCGCATAAGGCCCTTCTGCCTCATTCTCTTCGTTGATGGGAGGCAACCTTGTAATATAAGCAAGCATGGGAAGAACAAAGGCAGCAGTCTTACCAGAACCAGTCTCGGCAATCCCAATAACATCACGTTGTTGTAAACCCAATGGAATGGCAGCCATCTGAATGGGGGAGGGTGACTTATAACCAGCCCTTTCTACCGCCTTAAGAAGTTCCGTTGTCAACTTACTCTCCGTCCAACTCCTCATGGGGCGAGGGATCTTGGATCCTTTATAGGATATATTGAAGTCCTCCCTGAAAATTCTCCAATCCCTCTCAGTCATCTCCTCTAGCTTCTTTTCGCTCCAGTGCCGATCAACTCTCATATCAAATGAGTCATACAAATCAGCAGCTTTTTCCTTGAGTTTTTGAGCTGCAGCCTCCTCTGGTTTTTCCTCCACACCATCTTTCTTTCGGATCTCCTCCCTCATCTCCTTCTCATTCTTAGCCGCAAGTTTCTTCTGCTCTCTTCTGTCCATTCCAGCACGGAACCCTCGTCCAAACAAAAGTTGGGCCTCGTGAGGATTTTGATATAGCAAATTCATGTCTCGAGAAGTATCCTCAGTGTTTTCCCAATCAAATGAAAAGCGAAATTTCTCACTAGGTTTAATAACACGTTTCTTAGGCTTCTTAGAGCCAAGATATTGTTCTTTAATGGCATCCAACTCCTTGTCACGCTCTCGTTCTGCTAGCTTCTCTAAGCGTGTGCGCTCTCGAGCTTTGGCCTCTTCCTCGCGCTCCTTCTCACGATTCCGTCGCTCCAAATCCCGGTCACGATCTCTTTCCCGATCGCGAGCCCTGTCGCGATCTCGATCTCTTTCTCGGTCTCGTCCTCTATCACGATCGCGACGGTCAGAATCAGAAGGTTTGTGGTTGTCAACAGAATCGGGCAAAGGTTTCTGAGAATTAGAGAGAAGAAGCTGGTCTTGATGGCGTCTTTGAAGAGAGATTTCATCTTGGCGTCGTTGAAGAGCTAATTGTTCACGTTGGGCTTTAGTTAAGAAGACGGGTTTGTTATCAACAGCAGCATGTAATGGCTTAGAAGATGAAGAACCAGACACATTTTCAACACCTGGATTCCGTTTCATTGTGTTTGGTCCTGGAGAAATAATACAAAAGGTAAGAAGCATTAAAACAAATACAAAATCATTGTCATGAGTTTATATTATGCAATACAATGCTAGCcttaaagtaaaattaaaaacatCAATATTATTTGTCCTCAAATGCAGTCCAAATTTGGGTTGTAATGCCATTTCACAATGTAGCTATTTTTCTTAAATGATGTTAACTCGCATCTAGCTCAATTAGACTACAATCTACATTGTGAATGGTACAACATGCTAACTGGGGTACATTAACAAATATGCTTCTAAACTTCTTTAGTGAAACAAACAAAA
Encoded proteins:
- the LOC103500123 gene encoding DEAD-box ATP-dependent RNA helicase 21 is translated as MKRNPGVENVSGSSSSKPLHAAVDNKPVFLTKAQREQLALQRRQDEISLQRRHQDQLLLSNSQKPLPDSVDNHKPSDSDRRDRDRGRDRERDRDRDRARDRERDRDRDLERRNREKEREEEAKARERTRLEKLAERERDKELDAIKEQYLGSKKPKKRVIKPSEKFRFSFDWENTEDTSRDMNLLYQNPHEAQLLFGRGFRAGMDRREQKKLAAKNEKEMREEIRKKDGVEEKPEEAAAQKLKEKAADLYDSFDMRVDRHWSEKKLEEMTERDWRIFREDFNISYKGSKIPRPMRSWTESKLTTELLKAVERAGYKSPSPIQMAAIPLGLQQRDVIGIAETGSGKTAAFVLPMLAYITRLPPINEENEAEGPYAVVMAPTRELAQQIEDETVKFSHYLGIKVVSIVGGQSIEEQGFKIRQGCEVVIATPGRLLDCLERRYAVLNQCNYVVLDEADRMIDMGFEPQVMGVLDAMPSSNLKPENEDEELDEKKIYRTTYMFSATMPPAVERLARKYLRNPVVVTIGTAGKATDLISQHVIMMKESEKFYRLQNLLDNLGDKTAIVFVNTKKNADTVAKNLDKAGYRVTTLHGGKSQEQREISLEGFRTKRYNVLVATDVAGRGIDIPDVAHVINYDMPSNIEMYTHRIGRTGRAGKTGVATTFLTLQDSEVFYDLKQMLIQSNSPVPPELARHEASKFKPGSIPDRPPRRNETLFAH